The following is a genomic window from Malus sylvestris chromosome 7, drMalSylv7.2, whole genome shotgun sequence.
aacagggacatcaattcttgcaggtgcatttgcagctggtatatgtgattttgtcactttcataacatcattaaatgcatctggcatttgattggcaatgctttgaagatgaacaatcatttttacttcattttcacattgaatgCTTCGAGGATCAAAATGAGGGATAACCTTTTTAGTGAATGGAGCAAAACAGATATAAAATAttacaatttgaaattttcatccCATGACTTTGAAAATAGGATCATGTTGTTTCCAAAGTCTACATTCATCTGCCAAGATTTTCATTCATCTGCCAAAGATTTCAATATTACTGTGGGCATTCATTACCCACTAGCATTTTCAACATAAACCTTTATAACTAGAGCAATGAAATGCAAAAAGAGAGCAAATAAGAACAAAGTCTATTGGGTAGATACCCAATATAGGCACATCCAAATGCAAAAGAGAGGACTCTTCTTGCTATCTGCATGACTTTGGTCGGTAAGAAATTTTGTAAGGAAGATTAGCAGCCACACAAAAGAGTGAATGAAATTAATCATTTGACGCAAAGCACACACTTTTCAAGATTTTgcggaagaaaataaaaaagcatcACACACTTTTATGGTTATATTGCAaagatgtatatatatatatatggctcgTTTGacagtacttttaaaataactaaaattgttttttatgaaagtgcttttgaaaccaataCCTAAGAAAAATGCTAGTGTATCATGGAAAatcacttgaagtgcttcctgtAAAAACGCATAATTGATGCTTCTTGCAATAAGCACTTCAAGTCATTTTGGAATCCAAAACACTTtcatcaaaaacatttttaaccattttaaaaatacttccaaACAAGCCCAAACTTAAGGAATTAAAGTTTCTTTTCTTGCAACCAACAAATAAATCTAGACAAACATAATGGACTCAACACGTACAAGTATCCACTTATGAGTCGTACGTCTGCAAGAAGGATCTTCACAGCAGACTTTCTTCTCGTAGGCAATCGCCCTTGAGCACCTATAAGTGGCCATCTGGACCTGTTTGTAGTTCATTATGTTAGTCTAGATATCGTTCCACCTCAATTCTCGTAGGCAATCGCCCTGAGCACCTATAAGTGGCCACCTGGACCTGTTTGTAGTTCATTATGTTAGTCTAGATATCGTTCCACCTCAAAAGTTATATCATGATATGTGTCATTACAATTAAACGATAGATGTAaacattgtaaaaaaaaaaaaaattagatgaaataaacaaaagataaacaaaaaatttaggCCTTTTATGTGCATATTTCAGTAAATCATTCTCAGTGAACTTGGAACGCACGAATTTGTGCTTTCGACATAATTCCAAGTTCGCAGAGAAGGAATTGTCACAAACATCTCACTGGCAATTACTGAGCCCAGTTGAAACTTACACGTGGAGCTCGAATGatacataaacaaaacaaaaactcttgttTCTGTCAAAATCCAAAACTCCAGACTTTCTCTCCCTTCATTTCCTATCATATTGGTGATCTTGATCATAATGTTGAGTATTTCTTGGTCTGCCTTCATTTTTTATCATATTATTTTTAGCTGTTAGATCTTTCacccaaaaatcaaaatttaacggCTCAAATCCCGGTATATATAATATACCTGAGCATAAAAAAATTTCGCTGTTAATCGAGGATGAACTGCCTgttggttttatgtttttttctttctttctaactGTTGGTTTTATGTTTAGTTAAACAGAAATGACTGCCTACATATATGGAGTCATGCAATATTCACACACAGAAACTTGCAAGAGGTAGCATATACGAACTAGATAATTTGGTATTAATTTTGCTAAACTCGTGTAATTGACATCGGTAATAGAAAACTTGGAATCTCATCAACCTATGTACTATacattataaatacaaaaaaattacaaaaggaATATATTATAATCCAACTATGAACCATCAAGTGAAAGCAGTTGGTGCCATCAAGTTAATTGTGAAGCGGATTTGGTCCTCCAGGAACAAGCCGGTGTGAAACTGCATGGATCGGGTTGATCTTGTTCTTCATCATCGACTCCATAGATTTTAGGAACATAGGAAAATACTTGCTGTATATCGACTTCTGTTCTGTATCTCCATTAGAAGCTTGAGTAGTAGTAGTTATCGGTCGACAGCTGCAAATTTGAATCACTGCTAACAGAAAAATGACAACTAAAATTGGGATTATGGGCTTTTGAGCTTTCATGGTTTGTCTGATAAGAAAAGCACAAGAGATATGTGGTAGTTTGTAGTGTTGGTGTTTGTCAACAAATCCTTTACACTACTCTATAAATAAAGGAGCACGTTTATCCACGTTTATCCAATTGACAAAAGTCGACTTTGCAGGAAGTCACTTTCTGCAATGTAATTGTAAGCTGGCCACCGTGTGTAGCTCCTATATGTTAACAGGCACAATTGACTTATCCCCCAAGCTACAACtttgtcttaaaaaaaaaattagatggaACTGCAAGCATATCAATCGATCGTTCTATGGTGaaattttccttctcttttcctTCGGGAATCGATTAAATTATGCAACTGGTATGGACTGTAGAATTACGTAATCCTTTTTTATTTCCAGAGACATGTTGGCTATACTTTGTCTCTAGGAGGAAGTTGTGGGACAGATGCGTGAAAAATTTCAATCCATCCGGACTTTTTGTTGTTATGATTGCATTATTTTAAATACAGAAGATGAATTTTGACTGCTTTTTCGCGTGAATACGACGTGCAAGACGTGTAATTCATTCATTGCAGCATAAATTTGACCAAAATAAAACGCTTACTTACTGTAACATTACAGACAAATTCATGGTGTCAGCAAGCAGGTTGCTTATAAAAAACGACACTGAGATAATGAGATTGATCCATGGAAAAACAAAGTCGGTTGACATTTCTGTTTGTTTGCTTATGTATAAGATATGACCTAATCCATGTTTTTTATATGTTCATACATTTTCTTTCTCAACATTTGCAGCAATTGACTAAACACGGTTGTATTATTCACgatgcaagaaaaaaaaaatgagaagttTGAAATTACGAGGCCGGCGGTACGCAGTTTGGAATCTTGACCAAACTTGAAGAAATAAAATTGACCATGTAATCTGATAGCGAAAGTGGATCTGTCGATAAACTTGTTGACCTGGTTTTTTCTCAGCTCTTGAACTAAGAACACCGGCAATCAGGTGACTTTGAGATTCATTCATTCATCCATTGTTTTCCAGTCTATTCTATAGCGCATAATCGAACGATCATCCAAAAATCGAGTAGTGTAGTGATTCACAGAGTGGTTCCGCTTTGATTAATTTCTGATCTATATATGCACCAAGTATGATGCAAACAAAATCATTAGACATTCAAAAAAAGGAATCAATTACTTTACATCTTCGATTTACAAAATTATGACACAATAATGCGATAAATTTAACTACTAATTGGTTCGATGAAAGAacagaagagagaagaaagttTCCGTAAAATCTCCAGCAGGAAGCTGATTTTTTGAGCTTTCCTTGTTCTTTCCAAGAACCGACTGTATGATCTGTGACATAAAATTCACTCAGTTGTGAAGTGGATTTGGTCCTCCGGGGACAGCTTTGTGAGCAACAACATTTATTCCGTTCATCTTCCTGTATCCAAATCCTGCAGAAGAATGAGAACCGGCACCAAGGCGCCGTGCAAAGAGAGACGAAAACTCGGCTCTTAGTCTTGATTCCGAATCCTTGCTGCCATGCCAGGACCAGGTGATGCGCCGGCAACTCGAAACATGAGCTAGTGCTAGAATCACAACAAAGAGCATAATCACAGGAGAGAGTTTACAAATTCTCATGACTCCAGAAACTTAGCTAGAAGGCTTGAACTCAAAGGATTAATTTATACGAAATTAGGCATGCttttgaattgtttttttttttccatttttttttatttggaaggAAAAGATGAGGCAGCCACTGGTATGATAGAAGCCAAAACTAAcaatcaatcatatatatatatatatatatatgagaatgCTTGAACACTCATTTTCTAATCATTGTTAGGgctcaaggaaaaaaaatgaaaataaatagataatCCAATGAGAAAAGACAACACATTAAACCAAGAAGCTGATAGAAGCAAGCTAGCTGATTTGTTTGATGTTAAGATATCGGGAGGGACACGTATTGTTTTAGTACTATGTAAAAATTGTAACATTGTTATGAAGAAACAAGATCTGCTTTATAACCGGTTGTACGTAATGAGAGAGATAGATAACTGCTGAAGCCTGAATCCCTCGTTATTAAGGCAAGTCATTAAATTGTAGTAGCTAAGGGGCCAGGGCATTTAATCAATTGTACAACATTTTAAATACAGTACAGTTAAAAGATATGTCAATGGTCAGAAACTTCAACTGCCAGCAGTAGACATTGAAAGGTGATTGTGGTCCAAAAATGAAAAGACTGGGATCCTGGATTGGTAATATTTGGTTTTCAGTGAAAAAAACAGAGTACGAACGTGAAATGCACATTCAGAGCTAGAAACAAAATGCCTGCACAATGAAgaatctgaaaagaaaaaaaaacaaaactgtccTCCGAATGAAGATCAGAAAAACAACTTTTGATGGAAGGAGCTTATGCTTGCTTCCACAGGGACACCGATTTTCGTGTGCCACGAGAAGTGGAAAACTTTGAAACAATAGGTACATAACATGTTTCTCCTGCCTTGAGAGACATCAAAATCCATATCTACGCGTATGGTTTCTTATGGGTGGCTTGTCGTGCCATTAGGGTAATGCGTTGTATGTTCGAGTCGTGGTGCCGGTAGGGTAATGCATTGCCGTGCCGGAAGGAGAGTCTTTCCTCAGAAGGACAAGGTGCTCGAGTGACAACCAGCAATCTTTGATTGAATAATCAGTGTCATTGTAGTCTTGGATTGTTTACAATGATGTAGCATTGTGAAGGGACTACCCATGTGAGAGATGTTCTGAGTTTCTAGCATTTTTGTTCTCTGAATGAACTTGATATGaagtgtgttgatgcacaaaaccggatgatcttggaacaacgtaaatccgaccgtgaatctgcaagtaatgtaaatgacacaagagttatcgtggttcaccccaaggtttgggctacgtccacactgattgtattatatttctctgagaagtgagggagagagagagctctaagagtgagagcgttgagagaagcttcagaaatggcatctgagggtgagaatgagcctctcctaattgtgagggtgaggggtccttttataaaataaggactcctcacttattacatatttgcccattcctttatcacataattacatttaagtcatccgagtatttatacgaggtctaaatacgaggccctaaatatggtataaacaaagtgAAATGTGGGCAGCCCAATTCCTCCGGGCCACAAGCTATTTTGCCAAATGACTGGAACCCTAAAGACATGCTTATCTCTCGAGAAGATATTCGACAGAGTTATCTGATTAGAAATGCTCTCAAACAAAGTGAGACCGCAAGAGGGCAGATGAACCAAAACATAAGGAGTTTCAATTCTTTTGAAAGAGATGACGGGCTTGGAGCAACCCCACAGTATCTCCCTAACAAAAGTATTAGGGCAGAATACTAATTTCGTACGTACGAATCATCTACATATAATTCCTTAACCGCGCAAAGGACTCACAGAAGTCGAAGATGGATGATTTATTACACCACAACTTAAGCACCCACGAAAATCTGATTATAACAGGAGTATCCTAGGCTATGAAAACAGTAACTCATGTTTGCACAAGATTCACCAAATATGCAGCAGCCAAACCCCAACTTCGATAGTACCTAAATGGTTTTGGGATTTGCAATTACTCTTGCTTAGCTTCAGCACTGGATGAGGTTTCCTCGGATTTAACAGCTGGACTATCAGATGGAATATCTTCAGCAGGCTTAGTAGCTTCTTGATCAGCGGCTTTAGCGGTTTCACTAGTGGATTCTCCTTCAGTTCCCGGAGCTGTGCTCTTAATAGATCCAACCTTGACATACTTGCTCATGAACTTGTATTCCCAATCCTGCAAGGCCTCGAGTTCAAACGGACCAAGATCCGAGATATCACCAGTCAGATCTTTCTCTTCAAAAGACATTTTAGCAAGAGCTCGGCTAGCATCTTTGCCTGCGAACAGAGCATACGGCCCACCAGGTCCATAAAACATCCTGCAATGACGATTCAAAAGTATATAAATTTGGATCCGTAAAGAGAAGACAACATTAGACAAAGTACTCGTCGTTATGGAACTATTTGTTTCACATCACTTATAATAAATGACATGGATGATTAAGCAAGAGCTAAAAAAGTGTATTCTACATTCATACAACACATTCATACAAAGCCATCTAATCTCACTCAACAAGTTGTTCTCAGACGAAACACCTGTAACCCTCAAGAGGAACTTCGTTATAAACTATGAAATAGCCGTACAAAAACCATTCCCAAAGAAAAGACTAAATGAAAGCATGCACAGAAGAGCTGGAAAATGTAAAAACTTTGGGTAACAAACAGTTCCAAACACTTCTAATTTGCGACGACAGAACCCTTCAATGAAGGGCCTTCATCCCTTCATTTGATATTACTTAAGCCAACACTCCCCGAAAATACACGATGAGCTTGGAAGATATTACTTTTGATCAAACCCATTGTAAAAATCACATTGTTAATACTACATTCAGATCAGCCAACATAAAACTTCAAAATTCCATGATCTTAAAAGCTGGAATTATATAATTACAAACACAATATTCCAGATGTCCCAAGGTTTAACTTTTAAGTGAACCCAAGGCCGATGGATTACAAATCCAAAAAACATTGAAAATTAAGCCGGAAATTTCCCAAACCCAGAAGCTAAAATTACAACATAACAAGATAATCAGTAGCTGATGAGTTAAAAACAATATACAATTAACAATCCAGAAGTTAAATTATCATAAATCCATACACTTCGAAGCTAAAACACCCGTTGACCACAAAATTACATGAAAAGATATAACCTTTAAGCATAAATATCAAAACCACAGAAACCAGAAACtaaaacccaaaattaaaattaaaattaaaattaaattaataaaaaagaaaaagaaatatccAATTGGCACCTGCCCTGTGACACGTCATAGATCTGACCCTTGACAGCCATGAGCAAAGGCTTCTTGGGATCGGTGCCATCGTACTGCTTCAATTCGTCTTCGGTGATCTCGCCAAGCTGGACAGGGGGCGGGAGAGGCTGCATCTCCTCCATGTCCCTGTCCAGCTGACGGTGGTCGTGGGACGACCCGAACAGCCCCGACGCCACGTGGTAGACGGCCACGAGGAGAGCTAGCACAGTGAAGAAGGTCGTCGGAGAGAGGCCCGTGTAGGCCACGATCGCCTCTTTCAGTGTTTCCCACAGTTGCAGAGCCATTTTtgggattttagagagagaaagtgggaTGGGGGAGAGATAATGAAAAGGCGATGAGATTTTTATCAACTCGGAGTTAAAAAATGGTTGGGGCGGCTAAGTAACGttaatttgggttttgtttaGTCTTAATTGGTCCCCCTAGTCCCACAACCACTCCCACCAACttaacttcttttctttttttctttttttttctgttttttttttctttcttgaattttaatttgttgttgACCTTACTTCTAATTTACCTCTCTCAAGTATACTCTTAAGAATAGTTAATTACACTTTGCCCTCTGAAATTTGTGGCATGTAAATATTTGGTCTACGGGTTAAGAAATTTGCAAAAGCAGCTTTAATAATCACAAATtgttacattattattattatggtgTAAAGATGAAAATATTATATGGACACACGCTTTTGACGCACTTTTGACACACGTTTTGTGACTCATTTCATTGAGGCACATTTTGACTCACTCTAATCGTCTATTATGAAGCTTAACCCACTCATCACCTCTTAGTGTAgacaatatcgtttgttaaaaaaatattaaaaacaaaaatagagaATATGGACCAAATTTAATGTATAGCCGCAGCCTGCAGCCTAACACGTGAAAATTGAAAGAATCAACCAAGTTTGGTTTGTTATACCAGAACAAGACTCGacattattatatttttgtatatCGCATAtaatccttcttctttgattaaTCAAACTGCTAGTGATTTCACCTCATCTTCTTTCCACAACCCTTCTTCGTATCTATACCACCTCACGATCCCTTCGTCGTTTCTGTTCCTCATGCACATGACGCACGACGAGTCGTCGTCCTGCATGTGCATGCATGTTATAAATCTTCGTAACCTCGAAGCCTTGTGAACAACGGATCGATCAAGCTCTTTAACAATTACAACATCCTGACCGAGCTGAGGGATTTCAGCCAAAACAAGGCAATGCGATACATTGAGAACTTGCAGGTTCTGCAGACCGTCTAGCATCGTGGTTAAAGCGTCCTTCACGAACATTGAGCATCGAAGGCTTAAAACCTTGAGGTTTGGAAGATATTTAACTAGTTCTAAAGCAAAGTTACAAGTAGGATTCGTGGCGCCTATCAATTTTAGCTCGCTGAAATATTTGCAGTTGTTTGAAATCGCCTTCAAGAGGACGAGAAATTCGGTCCATTCTATGTTCCCTATTGTCAGGGATTCAAGGTCTTTCCAACAGCCGATGGCCTTGCGGATACCATCAATCTCTATTTTGTTCCAGGATGGCATGACTAGTCGCTTCAGATTCGGGCACCTGCGATCGATAATCAACACAAAACGTTAGTCTAAGGGGCCGTTTGAGACTACTTCTTCGGAAAGTATTCATAATATAAGCCGTTTTGCTAGAATTAGTTTTGTTAGAAACACCGTGAAGTTAGGCATGTGCTTCTCTAAAAAGTAGTTTTTGTCAATGGTCGCGATCAAAAAATTGTTTCTTAGAAGAAAGTCTGGAACAAGTTTCAAATACTTAACGTACCTTTCAGCGGTGTAGATGAAGAGATCATTGGGAACATATAACTGGAGATTAAAAATCAACGTGGTTATGTTCCTGTGGCTGAGACTCAGAGAAATCTTCAAAGCGCGACTCAGTGCCATCTCGGACCGGCTGCAAACATAAACATAAGGTTTATCTGGGGTTTTGATGAAATGTGATTTCATCGTCGACAAATCAAGCGTGTTCCAAAGCCGAGGATCACACAGAGTCGAACGCCACTTCTTGCAAACGGCACTACAGTTAACCTTTCCGATGGCGGAAGATGAATCATCAGATTCAGAGGTGTCGTCGAAGCAGTCTAAAATCTTCCACAATATGTCAGCATTCAGGTCTTCCCATCTTCCCAAAGTCATACGCGAGTTATCGCATGACATTGTTTCtcgacttcttttttttttcgtttcttGATCTTCCATTCAAGCTTTAGtcttataa
Proteins encoded in this region:
- the LOC126630301 gene encoding F-box/LRR-repeat protein At3g48880-like, whose protein sequence is MPSWNKIEIDGIRKAIGCWKDLESLTIGNIEWTEFLVLLKAISNNCKYFSELKLIGATNPTCNFALELVKYLPNLKVLSLRCSMFVKDALTTMLDGLQNLQVLNVSHCLVLAEIPQLGQDVVIVKELDRSVVHKASRLRRFITCMHMQDDDSSCVMCMRNRNDEGIVRWYRYEEGLWKEDEVKSLAV
- the LOC126629222 gene encoding membrane steroid-binding protein 1-like; this translates as MALQLWETLKEAIVAYTGLSPTTFFTVLALLVAVYHVASGLFGSSHDHRQLDRDMEEMQPLPPPVQLGEITEDELKQYDGTDPKKPLLMAVKGQIYDVSQGRMFYGPGGPYALFAGKDASRALAKMSFEEKDLTGDISDLGPFELEALQDWEYKFMSKYVKVGSIKSTAPGTEGESTSETAKAADQEATKPAEDIPSDSPAVKSEETSSSAEAKQE
- the LOC126629223 gene encoding F-box/LRR-repeat protein At3g48880-like, which produces MEDQETKKKRSRETMSCDNSRMTLGRWEDLNADILWKILDCFDDTSESDDSSSAIGKVNCSAVCKKWRSTLCDPRLWNTLDLSTMKSHFIKTPDKPYVYVCSRSEMALSRALKISLSLSHRNITTLIFNLQLYVPNDLFIYTAERYVKYLKLVPDFLLRNNFLIATIDKNYFLEKHMPNFTVFLTKLILAKRLIL